In Helianthus annuus cultivar XRQ/B chromosome 9, HanXRQr2.0-SUNRISE, whole genome shotgun sequence, the following are encoded in one genomic region:
- the LOC110876897 gene encoding protein FAR1-RELATED SEQUENCE 5-like has translation MASNAIVDCGDDGPIYQPRGVEHVSPSSGKKTYTPNSPPSMTPVVGMVFDTVDAAYIFYKAYAQAGGWTVRKGTEHTNHVVTVNKYFVCTKEGHKVFKPVDTLSDQPPNKWVCRVPSKRTGCQAEFRIKLNDDKKYVLYYFTEAHNHSFVHEEDLHFLRENRSLTRSHEDMIKKMSNLNIGPVRAFNIMKELCGGFDNVGATKYDFKNFKKELNVFIGEFDAEMLVKRLTRKKEFLPNFTCEYQTTEEGVLKCLFWADEDMKRNFYMFGDVVSFDATYKRNKYNMMFVPFTGIDNHNRNVTLGASIIGSETAETYSWLLNVFKDAFGYAP, from the exons ATGGCGTCAAATGCTATTGTTGATTGCGGTGATG aCGGCCCCATTTATCAACCACGTGGTGTAGAACATGTTTCTCCGAGTTCGGGCAAAAAGACATACACTCCAAACTCACCACCCTCGATGACTCCAGTCGTTGGCATGGTTTTTGACACGGTAGATGCTGCCTACATTTTCTACAAAGCATATGCACAAGCGGGTGGCTGGACTGTAAGGAAGGGAACGGAGCATACAAATCATGTTGTTACAGTAAATAAGTATTTTGTATGCACAAAAGAGGGCCATAAAGTTTTTAAACCTGTTGACACTTTATCCGATCAGCCTCCTAATAAGTGGGTATGTAGGGTACCATCAAAAAGGACTGGTTGCCAAGCGGAGTTTCGAATAAAGTTGAATGATGATAAGAAGTATGTGTTATACTACTTTACAGAGGCGCACAACCACTCTTTCGTGCATGAAGAAGATCTCCACTTTCTCAGGGAAAATAGAAGCCTCACCCGTTCGCATGAGGATATGATAAAGAAGATGTCCAACTTGAACATTGGCCCGGTTCGAGCATTCAACATCATGAAGGAGTTGTGTGGTGGTTTTGATAATGTCGGGGCGACCAAATATGacttcaaaaattttaaaaaagaaCTAAATGTGTTTATTGGTGAGTTTGATGCTGAGATGCTTGTCAAGCGTCTAACTAGGAAAAAAGAGTTTTTACCTAATTTTACGTGTGAATACCAAACTACTGAGGAAGGTGTTTTGAAGTGTCTGTTCTGGGCTGATGAGGACATGAAAAGAAATTTTTATATGTTCGGTGATGTTGTGTCCTTTGATGCCACGTACAAGCGAAACAA GTATAACATGATGTTCGTCCCTTTTACTGGGATTGACAATCACAATCGGAATGTCACACTTGGTGCTTCTATTATTGGTTCTGAAACAGCTGAGACATATAGTTGGCTACTTAATGTGTTTAAGGACGCATTTGGATATGCACCATGA